From the Streptomyces nigrescens genome, one window contains:
- a CDS encoding MFS transporter, giving the protein MRSTPERGTAAGGRTPGAGGKPGGGPAGKWWPLVAIALGNFLLLVDVTIVNTALPRIADGLGATLTSLQWVLDIYALALAALLMVAGSAADLFGRRRLYVAGLTLFALASLVCGLAPDAGVLVAARAAQGAGAAAMVATNAPLLMAAYQGRDRGVAFGVWGGTNGAAAAIGPVLGGLLTEYVDWRAIFLVNLPLAAVAVWITVRRVPESHGTLPRPRTDSAGRTPLARIDWPGAASFTACAGALTYGLMRGGDQGWTEAGTLTALGGAALALLVFVVVERRVQRPLLDLGLLRRPSFAALLAAALLLQAAAFPYLTFVGLWVQNILGLSPVQAGLAVTPMALVSLLVGALGGRLLQRMAPQLPVGIGLLLVGAGVLLEYALLDDGAGWAALLPGLAISGLGIGAAMPVLVSAALGAAPPQRAGMASGAVNTSQQLGYAVGIAALGTVFAGALHDVRPGASRTAVAAAHVSGLTDILLISGTVALAGGVLVLAVVRRGAGGDGTADRPAARAAAAPARAGAPGGA; this is encoded by the coding sequence ATGCGGAGCACACCCGAGAGGGGGACCGCGGCGGGCGGCCGGACGCCGGGCGCGGGCGGGAAGCCGGGCGGAGGACCGGCCGGGAAGTGGTGGCCGCTGGTCGCCATCGCCCTCGGCAACTTCCTGTTGCTGGTCGATGTGACGATCGTGAACACCGCGCTGCCCCGGATAGCCGACGGCCTGGGCGCCACCCTCACCTCGCTCCAGTGGGTGCTGGACATCTATGCGCTGGCGCTGGCCGCGCTGCTGATGGTGGCGGGCTCGGCCGCGGACCTCTTCGGCCGGCGCCGGCTCTACGTGGCCGGACTGACGCTGTTCGCGCTCGCCTCGCTGGTGTGCGGTCTGGCCCCGGACGCGGGCGTCCTGGTCGCGGCCCGCGCGGCGCAGGGCGCGGGCGCGGCGGCGATGGTCGCCACCAACGCCCCGCTGCTGATGGCCGCTTACCAGGGCCGGGACCGGGGCGTGGCGTTCGGCGTCTGGGGCGGCACCAACGGCGCCGCGGCCGCGATCGGCCCCGTACTGGGCGGTCTGCTCACCGAGTACGTGGACTGGCGGGCGATCTTCCTGGTCAATCTGCCGCTGGCCGCCGTCGCGGTGTGGATCACGGTCCGCCGGGTGCCCGAGTCGCACGGCACCCTCCCCCGTCCTCGAACGGACTCGGCCGGGAGGACCCCCCTCGCCCGCATCGACTGGCCGGGTGCCGCGTCCTTCACCGCCTGCGCGGGCGCCCTGACCTACGGGCTGATGCGCGGCGGTGATCAGGGCTGGACGGAGGCCGGGACACTCACCGCGCTCGGCGGTGCGGCGCTCGCGCTGCTGGTGTTCGTCGTCGTCGAACGGCGGGTGCAGCGGCCGCTGCTGGACCTGGGGCTGCTGCGCCGCCCGTCGTTCGCTGCGCTGCTGGCGGCGGCGCTGCTGCTGCAGGCCGCGGCGTTCCCGTATCTCACCTTCGTGGGGCTGTGGGTGCAGAACATCCTCGGTCTGAGCCCGGTGCAGGCGGGCCTCGCGGTGACGCCGATGGCGCTGGTGTCCCTGCTGGTCGGTGCGCTGGGCGGCCGGCTGCTCCAGCGGATGGCACCCCAACTCCCGGTGGGCATCGGCCTGTTGCTGGTGGGCGCCGGGGTGCTGCTGGAGTACGCGCTGCTGGACGACGGAGCAGGATGGGCGGCGCTGCTCCCCGGCCTCGCGATCAGCGGGCTGGGTATCGGGGCGGCGATGCCGGTCCTGGTCTCTGCGGCGCTCGGCGCGGCGCCCCCGCAGCGGGCGGGGATGGCGAGCGGTGCCGTGAACACCTCCCAGCAGCTGGGCTACGCAGTGGGCATCGCCGCCCTCGGCACCGTCTTCGCCGGCGCGCTGCACGACGTCCGGCCCGGTGCCTCCCGTACGGCTGTCGCGGCCGCCCATGTCTCCGGGCTGACCGACATCCTGCTGATCTCCGGGACGGTGGCGCTGGCGGGCGGGGTGCTGGTCCTGGCCGTCGTACGGCGCGGGGCGGGCGGCGACGGCACCGCTGACCGCCCGGCGGCACGGGCGGCGGCCGCTCCGGCGCGGGCGGGTGCGCCGGGCGGCGCGTAG
- a CDS encoding LysR family transcriptional regulator — MTLDDLRAFVAVCEAGNLSAVARDLGCTQSAVSQRIKRVERAAGIGLLERRPRGVAPTQAGRILQRAAADGIGGLDLALRRLADLRAGDGGTVRVTTGATTVRHFMSDAVVAFRARHPHVNLEFRTESSSRRCFEAVADGSSELAWITIGPPEHGIEQHPVIRLPWVLAVRADDPLADRECIEPGELAGIRHIRLPENSTSRMRLDGHLGHRDAGPVPPPSTTSVADWDTALLLAELGVAPAVVPQLPGLPATAHPALRLVPIAGLPPLATGWAVRRWSALSPAAVAFAETVTAGLDGAATGGEGVR, encoded by the coding sequence GTGACCCTCGACGACCTGCGCGCCTTCGTGGCCGTGTGCGAGGCGGGCAACCTCAGCGCCGTCGCGCGTGATCTCGGCTGTACGCAATCCGCCGTCAGCCAGCGCATCAAGCGCGTCGAACGGGCGGCGGGCATCGGGCTGTTGGAACGGCGGCCGCGCGGGGTGGCACCGACCCAGGCGGGCCGGATCCTGCAGCGCGCGGCGGCGGACGGCATCGGCGGGCTGGATCTGGCGCTGCGCCGGCTGGCCGATCTGCGCGCGGGCGACGGCGGCACGGTCCGGGTGACCACCGGCGCCACGACCGTACGGCACTTCATGTCCGACGCGGTGGTCGCCTTCCGCGCCCGCCATCCGCACGTCAACCTGGAGTTCCGGACCGAGAGTTCCAGCCGCCGCTGCTTCGAGGCGGTCGCGGACGGCAGCTCCGAACTTGCCTGGATCACCATCGGCCCACCGGAGCACGGTATCGAGCAGCATCCGGTGATCCGCCTGCCGTGGGTGCTCGCCGTACGCGCCGATGACCCGCTCGCCGACCGGGAGTGCATCGAGCCCGGGGAGCTGGCCGGCATCCGGCACATCCGGCTGCCGGAGAACTCCACCTCCCGGATGCGCCTCGACGGCCACCTCGGCCACCGGGACGCCGGGCCCGTGCCGCCCCCGAGCACCACCAGCGTCGCCGACTGGGACACCGCCCTGCTGCTGGCCGAACTCGGCGTCGCCCCTGCGGTCGTGCCCCAGCTGCCGGGCCTGCCGGCCACCGCCCACCCGGCCCTGCGGCTGGTCCCGATCGCCGGCCTGCCCCCGCTGGCCACCGGCTGGGCGGTCCGCCGGTGGTCGGCTCTGAGCCCGGCGGCGGTGGCGTTCGCGGAGACGGTCACCGCCGGTCTGGACGGGGCGGCGACGGGCGGGGAGGGCGTGCGCTGA
- a CDS encoding MerR family transcriptional regulator: MFSIGDFAQYGRVSARMLRHYDAIGLLRPARTDPVSGYRFYEAAQLARLNRIIALKDLGFSLQQVGAILAEEVSVPELRGMLRLRQAELEAALTAEGARLARVEARLRTIESEGRMSADDVVVKRTGTVLLAELSGIAASYGPEDIGPVITPLYAELCRLLEAAGVAPAGPGLAYYENVPEPGEGSERPAGGSEGKDAVVVHAGMVITEEALTKAGAKTAATAGATVGGTSDGTSGRPGAPAATGLGFDVVTLPGLDSAATVVHRGPMSRILPTSQNLAHWIDANGYRSAGYARELYLECPPDLEKWVTEIQEPVVRA, from the coding sequence ATGTTCAGCATCGGAGATTTCGCCCAGTACGGCCGTGTGTCGGCCCGCATGCTGCGCCATTACGACGCGATCGGGCTGCTGCGCCCGGCCCGTACCGACCCCGTCAGCGGCTACCGCTTCTACGAAGCGGCCCAGCTCGCCCGGCTCAACCGCATCATCGCGCTCAAGGACCTCGGATTCAGCCTCCAGCAGGTGGGGGCGATCCTGGCCGAGGAGGTGAGCGTGCCGGAGCTGCGCGGCATGCTGCGGCTGCGGCAGGCGGAGCTGGAGGCGGCGCTGACGGCGGAGGGTGCGCGGCTGGCGCGGGTCGAGGCGAGGCTCCGGACGATTGAGAGTGAGGGACGCATGTCTGCCGACGATGTGGTGGTCAAGCGCACCGGGACGGTACTGCTCGCGGAGCTGAGCGGGATCGCCGCCAGTTACGGGCCCGAGGACATCGGCCCGGTGATCACGCCGCTCTACGCCGAGCTGTGCCGGCTGCTGGAGGCGGCGGGGGTGGCACCGGCGGGACCGGGGCTGGCGTACTACGAGAACGTGCCCGAGCCGGGCGAGGGCAGCGAACGGCCGGCCGGAGGGAGCGAGGGGAAGGACGCCGTCGTCGTGCACGCGGGGATGGTGATCACCGAGGAGGCCCTGACGAAGGCGGGTGCCAAGACCGCTGCCACTGCCGGTGCCACGGTCGGCGGCACCTCCGACGGCACCTCCGGCCGCCCCGGGGCCCCCGCCGCCACCGGCCTCGGCTTCGATGTCGTCACCCTCCCCGGCCTGGACAGCGCCGCCACGGTGGTGCACCGCGGCCCGATGAGCCGGATTCTGCCGACCTCCCAGAATCTTGCGCACTGGATCGACGCCAATGGCTATCGCTCCGCCGGGTACGCCCGCGAGCTGTACCTGGAGTGCCCGCCGGACCTGGAGAAGTGGGTCACGGAGATCCAGGAGCCGGTGGTCAGGGCGTAA
- a CDS encoding SAV_915 family protein: MSHHLYAEDPEPADRVPAGPLFVPVRSGPAGCTARLFRTPLGGRTAVAFTSPQLLAAALGGGQPWVRLSEPALRALAEPVGATVLTVDPRFIPDIPRGHHLRAV, from the coding sequence GTGTCCCACCATCTGTACGCGGAAGATCCCGAGCCTGCCGATCGTGTCCCGGCCGGGCCGCTGTTCGTCCCCGTCCGGTCGGGCCCCGCGGGCTGCACGGCCCGCCTGTTCCGCACTCCGCTCGGCGGCCGTACCGCCGTCGCCTTCACCTCGCCCCAACTGCTGGCCGCGGCCCTCGGCGGCGGCCAGCCCTGGGTCCGGCTCTCCGAACCGGCGCTGCGGGCGCTGGCAGAACCCGTCGGAGCGACGGTCCTGACCGTCGATCCCCGGTTCATCCCCGACATTCCCCGTGGTCACCACCTACGGGCAGTCTGA
- the lysA gene encoding diaminopimelate decarboxylase, which yields MSHRTLPPAGHEAAAPPPATALAPPPRTAARPPSGSEPRSGGEPRSGSEPRSIWPASAAPVGQDDLAVGGVPLTELADRFGTPAYVLDEDEVRHRCRAYLRTFPDTEVYYAAKAFLCRAMVHWVQEEGLGLDVCSAGELELAVTTGFPPERIVLHGNAKSPADLRTALRLGVGRIVIDSTSEIARLAVAVPAGSRQKVLVRVVPGIAAGGHAKIRTGTDDQKFGLSIADGSAQHAIARVLSQPRLELVGLHCHLGSQITTVKPYLSAVRRLIGLLARIREHHGITLPELDLGGGHGVAYRPGEPALDLASLGTKIRAELAGGCAAAGLPVPRLAIEPGRAIAGPAGVVLYRVLSVKRTGAHTFVAVDGGMSDNPRPALYGVRYAPRLVGRASAAAPEPVTVVGRHCEAGDVLAADAQLPGDIRPGDLLAVPVAGAYHLSMASGYNLVGRPPVIAVTDGHARLLVRRESLADIQERDIGL from the coding sequence ATGAGTCACCGCACGCTGCCCCCGGCCGGCCACGAGGCCGCTGCCCCGCCGCCGGCCACCGCCCTGGCACCCCCGCCGCGTACCGCCGCCCGGCCGCCGTCCGGCAGCGAACCGCGATCCGGCGGCGAACCGCGATCCGGCAGCGAACCGCGGTCCATCTGGCCCGCGTCCGCGGCACCGGTCGGCCAGGACGATCTCGCCGTCGGCGGTGTCCCGCTCACCGAGCTGGCCGACCGCTTCGGCACCCCCGCCTACGTCCTGGACGAGGACGAAGTGCGCCACCGCTGCCGCGCCTACCTAAGGACCTTCCCCGACACCGAGGTCTACTACGCGGCGAAGGCCTTCCTGTGCCGCGCGATGGTGCACTGGGTGCAGGAGGAGGGGCTCGGGCTGGACGTCTGCTCCGCCGGCGAGCTGGAGCTGGCCGTCACCACCGGTTTTCCGCCCGAGCGGATCGTGCTGCACGGCAACGCCAAGAGCCCCGCCGACCTGCGGACCGCGCTGCGGCTGGGCGTCGGCCGGATCGTCATCGACAGCACCTCGGAGATCGCCCGGCTGGCCGTCGCGGTCCCGGCGGGCAGCCGCCAGAAGGTACTGGTCCGGGTGGTGCCGGGGATCGCCGCCGGCGGCCACGCCAAGATCCGTACCGGGACCGACGACCAGAAGTTCGGCCTGTCGATCGCCGACGGCTCCGCACAGCACGCCATCGCCCGGGTACTCAGCCAGCCGCGCCTCGAACTGGTCGGTCTGCACTGCCACTTGGGCTCGCAGATCACCACCGTCAAGCCCTATCTTTCGGCGGTACGACGGCTGATCGGCCTGCTGGCCCGGATCCGGGAGCACCACGGCATCACCCTGCCCGAGCTGGACCTCGGCGGCGGCCATGGCGTCGCCTACCGCCCCGGGGAGCCCGCGCTCGACCTCGCCTCCCTCGGCACCAAGATCCGCGCCGAACTGGCCGGCGGCTGCGCGGCGGCCGGTCTGCCGGTGCCCCGGCTCGCCATCGAACCGGGCCGCGCCATCGCGGGCCCGGCCGGGGTCGTCCTCTACCGGGTGCTGTCCGTCAAACGGACCGGCGCCCACACCTTCGTGGCGGTGGACGGCGGGATGAGCGACAACCCGCGGCCCGCGCTCTACGGGGTGCGCTATGCGCCACGGCTGGTCGGCCGCGCCTCGGCCGCCGCACCGGAACCCGTCACCGTCGTCGGACGGCACTGCGAGGCCGGCGATGTCCTCGCCGCCGACGCCCAACTGCCCGGCGACATCCGCCCCGGCGACCTGCTGGCCGTGCCCGTCGCCGGTGCGTACCACCTCTCGATGGCCTCCGGCTACAACCTCGTCGGCCGGCCGCCGGTCATCGCCGTCACCGACGGGCATGCCCGCCTTCTCGTACGGCGCGAATCCCTCGCGGACATCCAGGAGCGGGATATCGGGCTGTGA
- a CDS encoding FadR/GntR family transcriptional regulator, protein MALQAAGRQSLVDTVVDALRSQLTDGEWKVGSRIPTEHALAEQLQVGRNTVREAVRVLVHAGMLRSRQGEGTFVVSTADPGDIMRGIQRAGIRDVLELRIALEAEAARLAATRHRPDDLERMRAALDAQAELADAEGLPDPGSLELYADHDIAFHKAVVEAAHNTALTATYDWFSSSVREALVSALDDQAMPRIVHGDHRAVMEAIAAGDPEAAERATRALLDKPKRAVEALLATR, encoded by the coding sequence ATGGCACTGCAGGCAGCCGGGCGGCAATCCCTGGTGGACACCGTCGTCGACGCCCTGCGGTCCCAGCTGACGGACGGGGAGTGGAAGGTGGGGTCCCGGATCCCCACCGAGCATGCGCTCGCCGAGCAGCTCCAGGTCGGCCGTAACACCGTGCGCGAGGCGGTGCGGGTCCTCGTTCACGCCGGGATGCTGCGCTCGCGGCAGGGCGAGGGCACCTTCGTCGTCTCCACCGCGGACCCGGGCGACATCATGCGCGGCATCCAGCGGGCCGGAATCCGCGACGTACTGGAGCTGCGGATCGCGCTGGAGGCGGAGGCCGCCCGGCTGGCCGCGACGCGCCACCGGCCCGACGATCTGGAACGGATGCGGGCCGCCCTGGACGCCCAGGCCGAACTGGCGGACGCGGAGGGGCTGCCCGACCCGGGCAGCCTGGAGCTCTACGCCGATCATGACATCGCCTTCCACAAAGCCGTCGTCGAGGCCGCGCACAACACCGCGCTGACGGCGACCTACGACTGGTTCAGCAGCTCGGTGCGGGAGGCGCTGGTCAGCGCGCTCGACGACCAGGCGATGCCGAGGATCGTGCACGGCGATCACCGTGCGGTCATGGAGGCGATCGCAGCGGGCGACCCGGAAGCGGCGGAGCGGGCCACCCGCGCACTGCTGGACAAGCCGAAACGGGCCGTGGAGGCCCTGCTGGCCACCCGCTGA
- a CDS encoding CynX/NimT family MFS transporter, protein MAGPRAEAPLIDAEEDLVATPPVAVARRRLRAHPALVMTGIVLAALNMRAALAGVSPLLGEIGAHFRLTATASSLVTTIPLVFMGLGSIAAPKLARRWGTETALCAALVALCGGIVLRIAPPVVALFAGCAVVGSSIALLNVLMPGLIKRDFPDRAAGMTALYSTAMILGATVSAASAVPMEHALGGWQGALVSWALLAAVAAVVWIPQTLMARRGTRHGAAAATPAHLTEDGPRLSRSPLAWQVTLFMGSQSLIAYVAIAWMPTIFTDHGMGKGEAGLVFAFSTLVQMAGSFVVPMLAGRMRQQRLLAVAVTGLMACGITGLLVAPVAGAWLWAALLGIGQGGALGLALTMMVLRSGDAHTAARLSGMAQTGGYLLAAAGPLVLGAVHQATGGWTVPLVLLLTVCAGLALLGMGAGRDRRIG, encoded by the coding sequence ATGGCAGGGCCCAGAGCCGAAGCACCCTTGATCGACGCCGAAGAAGACCTGGTCGCGACACCGCCGGTCGCCGTGGCCCGCCGCCGGCTGCGAGCCCATCCGGCGCTGGTCATGACCGGGATCGTGCTTGCCGCGCTCAATATGCGGGCGGCGCTGGCCGGGGTCTCCCCGCTGCTCGGGGAGATCGGGGCGCACTTCCGGCTGACCGCGACCGCCAGCAGCCTGGTGACGACCATCCCGCTGGTCTTCATGGGCCTCGGCTCGATCGCCGCGCCGAAGCTGGCGCGCCGCTGGGGCACCGAGACGGCGCTCTGTGCGGCGCTGGTGGCGCTGTGCGGCGGCATCGTGCTGCGGATCGCCCCGCCGGTGGTCGCGCTGTTCGCCGGGTGTGCGGTGGTGGGGTCCTCCATAGCCCTGCTGAATGTGCTGATGCCGGGCCTGATCAAGCGGGACTTCCCGGATCGGGCCGCGGGCATGACGGCGCTGTACTCGACCGCGATGATCCTGGGGGCGACGGTCTCCGCCGCCTCCGCGGTGCCGATGGAGCATGCGCTCGGCGGCTGGCAGGGCGCGCTGGTCTCCTGGGCGCTGCTGGCCGCCGTCGCCGCGGTCGTCTGGATTCCGCAGACACTCATGGCCCGCCGCGGCACTCGCCATGGCGCGGCCGCGGCCACCCCGGCCCACCTCACCGAGGACGGGCCACGGCTGAGCCGCTCCCCGCTGGCCTGGCAGGTCACGCTCTTCATGGGCTCACAGTCGCTGATCGCGTATGTGGCCATCGCCTGGATGCCGACGATCTTCACCGACCACGGCATGGGCAAGGGCGAGGCGGGCCTGGTCTTCGCCTTCAGCACGCTGGTGCAGATGGCCGGTTCGTTCGTGGTGCCGATGCTGGCGGGGCGGATGCGGCAGCAGCGGCTGCTGGCGGTGGCCGTGACCGGGCTGATGGCCTGCGGCATCACCGGTCTGCTGGTGGCTCCGGTGGCCGGTGCCTGGCTGTGGGCCGCGCTCCTCGGTATCGGGCAGGGCGGCGCGCTGGGCCTGGCCCTGACGATGATGGTCCTGCGCTCGGGCGACGCCCACACCGCCGCCCGCCTCTCCGGCATGGCGCAGACCGGCGGCTACCTCCTGGCCGCGGCCGGCCCCCTGGTCCTCGGCGCCGTCCACCAGGCCACCGGCGGCTGGACCGTCCCCCTCGTACTGCTGCTCACCGTCTGCGCCGGCCTGGCCCTGCTGGGCATGGGCGCGGGGCGGGACCGGCGGATCGGCTGA
- the mltG gene encoding endolytic transglycosylase MltG produces MSDASPTVRRSGPRPSRTGRLVLVAVLLVLVVLAVLLLPRLLRGPQPEQTLTVPEGQRATQIYAAADKALHLPAGSTAKAAKRAHLPLPAEAKGNPEGYLFPATYPISSDTTPASLLSYMVKTAKQRLAADKIASYRTVLIASIVQAEADRPADMGKVARVIDNRLAHRMPLQMDSTINYALGRSTLHTSHADTRTKSPYNTYRYPGLPPTPIDNPGADALKAAGAPPAGDWLYFVTVKPGDTRFTADYQEHLRNVREFNARHRSAGSGA; encoded by the coding sequence ATGAGCGATGCTTCGCCCACCGTTCGCCGGTCTGGTCCGCGGCCCTCCCGCACCGGCCGGCTCGTTCTTGTGGCCGTGCTGTTGGTCCTGGTCGTCCTTGCCGTCCTGCTGCTGCCGCGACTGCTGCGCGGACCGCAGCCCGAGCAGACACTGACCGTCCCGGAGGGACAGCGGGCCACCCAGATCTACGCCGCCGCCGACAAGGCCCTGCACCTGCCCGCCGGGTCCACCGCGAAGGCCGCCAAGCGCGCGCACCTCCCGCTGCCTGCCGAGGCGAAGGGCAACCCGGAGGGCTATCTCTTCCCGGCGACCTATCCGATCAGCTCGGACACCACCCCGGCGTCGCTGCTCTCCTACATGGTCAAAACCGCCAAGCAGCGCCTCGCCGCCGACAAGATCGCCTCCTACCGGACGGTCCTCATCGCCAGCATCGTGCAGGCCGAGGCGGACCGGCCGGCCGATATGGGCAAGGTCGCCCGGGTCATCGACAACCGGCTCGCGCACCGGATGCCGCTGCAGATGGACTCGACGATCAACTACGCGCTGGGCCGCAGCACGCTCCACACCAGCCACGCCGACACCAGGACCAAGAGCCCGTACAACACCTACCGGTACCCGGGACTGCCGCCGACGCCGATCGACAATCCCGGTGCGGACGCGCTGAAGGCGGCCGGGGCGCCGCCCGCCGGCGACTGGCTCTACTTCGTCACCGTCAAACCGGGCGACACCCGCTTCACCGCCGACTACCAGGAGCATCTGCGCAACGTGCGGGAGTTCAACGCACGCCACCGCAGCGCCGGGAGCGGGGCTTAG
- a CDS encoding ABC transporter permease subunit, with the protein MFHPTVARLTYRALLGRRRALILFALPALLVVLAVAVRVLAGADDATAGGILGGFALGTMVPLIGVIAGTGAIGPEIDDGSVVYLLAKPVSRPSIIFTKLLVAIGVTVAFSALPVLLAGFLLNGNSQQMAVGYAVAAAVASVAYSALFLLFGTITRHAVVFGLVYALIWEAFVGTLISGAKTLSIQQWALAVGQKVAAEGALTSEVQLPLAVCLLVGLTGAATWYAARRLKALTLSGEE; encoded by the coding sequence CTGTTCCACCCGACCGTCGCCCGGCTCACCTACCGCGCCCTGCTCGGCCGGCGGCGGGCCCTGATCCTCTTCGCGCTGCCCGCCCTGCTGGTGGTGCTCGCCGTGGCCGTCCGCGTGCTGGCCGGTGCCGACGATGCCACCGCCGGCGGCATCCTGGGCGGCTTCGCGCTGGGCACGATGGTGCCGCTGATCGGCGTCATCGCCGGTACGGGCGCGATCGGCCCGGAGATCGACGACGGCTCGGTGGTCTACCTCCTGGCCAAGCCGGTGTCCCGGCCGTCGATCATCTTCACCAAACTCCTGGTCGCGATAGGCGTCACCGTCGCCTTCTCCGCCCTCCCGGTCCTGCTCGCCGGCTTCCTCCTCAACGGCAACAGCCAGCAGATGGCCGTGGGATACGCGGTCGCCGCGGCCGTCGCTTCGGTCGCCTACAGCGCCCTCTTCCTGCTCTTCGGCACGATCACCCGGCACGCCGTCGTCTTCGGCCTGGTCTACGCCCTGATCTGGGAGGCGTTCGTCGGGACGCTCATCTCGGGCGCGAAGACCCTCAGCATCCAGCAGTGGGCGCTGGCGGTCGGCCAGAAGGTGGCCGCGGAGGGTGCGCTCACCTCCGAGGTTCAACTGCCGCTCGCCGTCTGCCTGTTGGTGGGTCTCACGGGTGCCGCCACCTGGTACGCCGCCCGTCGTCTGAAGGCGCTGACCCTGTCGGGCGAGGAGTAA
- a CDS encoding ABC transporter ATP-binding protein, with the protein MTTLHIDHVSRWFGNVVAVNDITMTIGPGVTGLLGPNGAGKSTLINMMGGFLAPSNGSVTLDGTTIWRNAGIYRHIGIVPEREAMYDFLTGREFVLANAELHGLGRAEAARALATVEMEYAQDRKISTYSKGMRQRVKMASALVHDPSVLLLDEPFNGMDPRQRMQLMELLRRMGAEGRTVLFSSHILEEVEQLAAHIEVVVAGRHAASGDFRKIRRLMTDRPHRYLVRSDNDRALAGALIADPSTAGIEVDLAEGALRIQAVDFGRFTELLPRVARDHGIRLLTVSPSDESLESVFSYLVAA; encoded by the coding sequence ATGACGACTCTCCACATCGACCATGTCTCACGCTGGTTCGGCAATGTCGTTGCCGTCAACGACATCACGATGACCATCGGCCCCGGTGTGACCGGCCTGCTGGGCCCCAACGGCGCCGGCAAGTCCACGCTCATCAACATGATGGGCGGCTTCCTCGCGCCCTCCAACGGCTCCGTCACCCTCGACGGGACGACGATCTGGCGCAACGCCGGCATCTACCGCCACATCGGCATCGTCCCGGAGCGCGAGGCGATGTACGACTTCCTCACGGGGCGCGAATTCGTGCTCGCCAACGCCGAGTTGCACGGCCTCGGCCGGGCGGAGGCGGCGAGGGCGCTGGCCACCGTCGAGATGGAGTACGCCCAGGACCGCAAGATCTCGACGTACAGCAAGGGCATGCGGCAGCGCGTGAAGATGGCTTCCGCGCTGGTCCACGACCCGTCGGTGCTGCTGCTGGACGAGCCGTTCAACGGGATGGACCCGCGCCAGCGGATGCAGCTGATGGAGCTGCTGCGGCGGATGGGCGCCGAGGGCCGTACGGTCCTGTTCTCCTCGCACATCCTCGAAGAGGTCGAGCAACTCGCCGCGCACATCGAGGTGGTGGTGGCGGGACGGCATGCCGCGTCCGGTGACTTCCGCAAGATCCGCCGGCTGATGACGGACCGCCCGCACCGCTATCTCGTCCGGTCCGACAACGACCGGGCGCTGGCCGGGGCGCTGATCGCCGACCCCTCGACGGCCGGTATCGAGGTGGACCTCGCCGAAGGCGCGCTGCGCATCCAGGCGGTCGACTTCGGCCGCTTCACCGAACTCCTGCCGCGGGTCGCCCGCGACCACGGCATCCGCCTCCTGACGGTCTCGCCCTCCGACGAGTCGCTGGAATCCGTCTTCTCCTACCTCGTAGCGGCCTGA
- a CDS encoding ABC transporter permease subunit, with product MTSAHPTSPDAAPGGAYIHNIGYRHYDGPRLGRAYARRSLFSQSLRGAFGLGRSAKSKVLPMLLFAVMCLPAAIMVAVTVVTKAGALPVGYSRYAVYLQVVIGLFLAAQAPQSVSRDLRFKSVPLYFSRPIERVDYVASKFAAMAAALFILTGVPLLILYIGALLAKLDFLDQTKGLGQGVVAVVLLSLLFAGVGLVVSAVTPRRGFGVAAVIAVLTIPYGAVSAVQGIAFIQGNESAVGWLGLFSPITLIDGVQSTFLGGSSSFPNGLAPTTGAGFVYLLVTLAVIVGCYGLLMRRYRKAGL from the coding sequence ATGACGTCCGCGCATCCGACGTCCCCCGACGCCGCGCCGGGCGGCGCCTATATCCACAACATCGGCTACCGCCACTACGACGGCCCCCGCCTGGGCCGCGCCTACGCCCGCCGGTCGCTCTTCTCGCAGAGCCTGCGCGGCGCCTTCGGTCTGGGCCGTTCGGCCAAGAGCAAGGTGCTGCCGATGCTGCTCTTCGCAGTGATGTGCCTGCCCGCCGCGATCATGGTCGCGGTGACGGTGGTCACCAAGGCCGGCGCCCTCCCGGTCGGCTACTCCCGCTACGCCGTCTACCTCCAGGTCGTCATCGGCCTGTTTCTGGCCGCCCAGGCCCCGCAGTCGGTCTCCCGCGATCTGCGGTTCAAGTCCGTACCGCTGTATTTCTCCCGGCCCATCGAGCGGGTCGACTACGTGGCCTCGAAGTTCGCGGCCATGGCGGCTGCCCTGTTCATCCTCACCGGCGTACCGCTGCTGATCCTCTACATCGGGGCGCTGCTGGCGAAGCTGGACTTCCTCGACCAGACCAAGGGCCTGGGGCAGGGAGTGGTCGCCGTGGTGCTGCTCTCGCTGCTGTTCGCCGGGGTAGGGCTGGTCGTCTCCGCGGTCACCCCGCGCCGCGGCTTCGGTGTCGCCGCCGTGATCGCCGTCCTCACCATTCCGTACGGCGCGGTGAGCGCGGTCCAGGGCATCGCCTTCATCCAGGGCAATGAGTCCGCCGTCGGCTGGCTGGGGCTGTTCTCCCCCATCACGCTGATCGACGGGGTGCAGTCGACGTTCCTCGGCGGCAGCAGCTCCTTCCCCAACGGCCTGGCTCCGACCACCGGCGCCGGATTCGTCTACCTCCTCGTGACGCTGGCCGTCATCGTCGGCTGCTACGGCCTCCTGATGCGCCGCTACCGAAAGGCCGGCCTGTGA